A window of the Canis lupus baileyi chromosome 1, mCanLup2.hap1, whole genome shotgun sequence genome harbors these coding sequences:
- the NFIL3 gene encoding nuclear factor interleukin-3-regulated protein: MQLRKMQTIKKEQASLDAGSGVDKMMVLNPTLTEVSEDLTAGEELLLNEGSVGKSKSSACRRKREFIPDEKKDAMYWEKRRKNNEAAKRSREKRRLNDLVLENKLIALGEENATLKAELLSLKLKFGLISSTAYTQEIQKLSHSTAVYFQDYQASKASASPFVDEHEPSMVTSGCISVIKHSPQASLSDVSEVSSLEHSQDGAARGGCGSPEGKFQAIKQEPVELESYAREPGDERGAYRASVYQNLMGTAFPGYSHSPPLLQVARSSSNSPRTSETDDGAVGKSSDGEDEQQVPKGPIHSPVELQRVHATVVKVPEANSSALPHKLRIKAKAMQIKVEAFDHEFDATQKPSSPVDGAPKRHFELEKHPGPGMVHSSLTPFSVQVTNIQDWSLKSEHWHQKELHGKTQNSFKTGVVEMQDSGYKVSDPENLFLKQGIANLSTEVVSLKRLIATHQISASDSG, encoded by the coding sequence ATGCAGCTGAGGAAAATGCAGACCATCAAGAAGGAGCAGGCATCCCTGGATGCTGGCAGCGGTGTGGACAAGATGATGGTGCTCAACCCCACGCTCACCGAGGTCTCGGAAGACCTGACGGCGGGCGAAGAGCTGCTGTTGAACGAAGGCAGCGTGGGGAAAAGCAAGTCTTCCGCGTGTCGGAGGAAACGGGAGTTCATTCCCGACGAGAAGAAGGATGCCATGTATTGGGAAAAGAGGCGGAAAAATAACGAAGCTGCCAAGAGGTCCCGGGAGAAGCGTCGGCTGAATGACCTGGTTTTGGAGAACAAGCTGATCGCCTTGGGAGAAGAAAATGCTACTCTGAAAGCCGAGCTGCTGTCCCTAAAATTAAAGTTTGGTTTAATTAGCTCTACGGCCTACACCCAAGAGATTCAGAAACTCAGTCACTCCACGGCCGTGTACTTCCAAGACTACCAGGCGTCCAAAGCCAGCGCCAGCCCCTTCGTGGATGAGCATGAGCCCTCGATGGTGACAAGCGGCTGCATTTCGGTCATCAAGCACTCCCCGCAGGCCTCCCTGTCTGACGTCTCCGAAGTGTCCTCGCTGGAACATTCTCAGGACGGGGCAGCGCGGGGTGGCTGCGGGAGCCCCGAGGGCAAGTTCCAGGCCATCAAGCAGGAGCCGGTGGAACTGGAGAGCTACGCGAGGGAGCCTGGCGACGAGCGGGGCGCCTACCGGGCCTCCGTGTACCAGAACCTCATGGGGACCGCCTTCCCCGGCTACTCGCACTCTCCCCCTCTGCTGCAGGTGGCCCGCTCCTCCAGCAACTCCCCCCGGACCTCGGAGACGGACGACGGTGCCGTGGGCAAGTCCTCGGACGGCGAGGACGAGCAGCAGGTGCCCAAGGGCCCCATCCACTCGCCCGTGGAGCTTCAGCGCGTCCACGCCACCGTGGTTAAGGTTCCAGAAGCGAACTCCTCGGCCTTGCCGCACAAGCTTCGCATAAAAGCCAAAGCCATGCAGATCAAGGTGGAGGCCTTCGACCACGAGTTCGACGCCACGCAGAAACCGTCCTCGCCTGTCGACGGGGCGCCTAAGAGACATTTCGAACTCGAGAAGCACCCGGGCCCCGGGATGGTACATTCTTCCCTCACCCCTTTCTCAGTGCAGGTGACCAACATTCAAGATTGGTCTCTCAAATCAGAACACTGGCACCAAAAAGAACTTCATGGCAAAACCCAGAACAGCTTCAAAACGGGAGTTGTGGAAATGCAAGACAGTGGCTACAAAGTGTCTGACCCGGAGAATTTGTTTCTGAAGCAGGGCATAGCAAACTTATCCACAGAGGTGGTCTCACTGAAGAGACTCATAGCCACACACCAAATCTCTGCTTCGGACTCCGGGTGA